The following proteins are co-located in the Calliphora vicina chromosome 2, idCalVici1.1, whole genome shotgun sequence genome:
- the nrv2 gene encoding sodium/potassium-transporting ATPase subunit beta-2 isoform X1, whose amino-acid sequence MPTVAEESIDAFQNYYARPPERPKKKSFKQMVYDPETSEYFGRTIESWAKIGVFYTAFYGVLAALVAICMWAFFQTLDPRIPKWTLDGSLIGTNPGLGFRPLPPTDNVESTLIWYKGTHHENFKQWTDALDEFLDVYKVPGLTPGRGQNIYNCDYNQPPPKGQVCDVDIKAWSPCTKENNYSYHKSSPCVFLKLNKIYGWIPEFYNDSADLPENMPRNLKTYIADVQKNESHKMNTIWVSCEGENPADQENVGPVDYLPVRGFPGYFYPYQNSEGYLSPLVAVHFQRPKRGIIINIECKAWARNIIHDRKDKLGSVHFELLID is encoded by the exons ATGCCCACGGTTGCTGAAGAATCTATCGATGCTTTCCAGAACTACTATGCCCGTCCACCAGAGAGACCAAAGAAGAAGTCATTCAAACAAATGGTTTATGATCCCGAGACAAGTGAATATTTTGGCAGAACCATTGAAAGCTGGg CAAAAATTGGTGTGTTCTATACAGCATTTTATGGAGTTTTAGCGGCGCTGGTAGCCATCTGTATGTGGGCATTCTTTCAAACTTTGGATCCTCGTATACCAAAATGGACATTGGATGGTTCATTAATAGGAACAAATCCAG GCCTTGGCTTTAGACCTCTACCACCCACAGATAATGTTGAGAGCACCTTGATTTGGTACAAGGGCACCCATCATGAAAACTTCAAGCAATGGACAGATGCTTTGGATGAATTTTTGGATg TTTACAAAGTACCCGGTTTAACACCCGGCCGTGGTCAGAACATTTACAACTGTGACTACAATCAGCCACCACCAAAGGGCCAGGTCTGCGATGTGGACATTAAGGCCTGGTCTCCCTGTACCAAAGAAAATAACTACAGTTATCACAAGAGTTCGCCGTGTGTTTTCttgaaattgaataaaatttatggTTGGATACCAGAGTTTTATAATGATTCAGCTGACTTGCCAGAAAATATGCCTAGAAATCTTAAGACCTACATTGCTGATGTCCAAAAGAATGAGTCACACAAG ATGAACACTATTTGGGTTTCATGCGAGGGTGAAAATCCTGCTGATCAGGAAAATGTGGGCCCTGTAGACTATTTGCCCGTGCGTGGTTTCCCCGGCTACTTCTATCCCTATCAAAATTCAGAGGGTTATTTAAGTCCTTTAGTGGCTGTACATTTCCAAAGACCAAAAC GCGGTATTATTATCAATATTGAATGCAAAGCATGGGCTCGCAATATCATACACGATCGCAAGGATAAATTAGGCTCAGTACATTTTGAACTTTTAATAGACTAA
- the nrv2 gene encoding sodium/potassium-transporting ATPase subunit beta-2 isoform X2, with protein sequence MSKARQVHHSSMEEFQVRRAVPFNLATFLYNSEKGTVMNRDRVSWTKIGVFYTAFYGVLAALVAICMWAFFQTLDPRIPKWTLDGSLIGTNPGLGFRPLPPTDNVESTLIWYKGTHHENFKQWTDALDEFLDVYKVPGLTPGRGQNIYNCDYNQPPPKGQVCDVDIKAWSPCTKENNYSYHKSSPCVFLKLNKIYGWIPEFYNDSADLPENMPRNLKTYIADVQKNESHKMNTIWVSCEGENPADQENVGPVDYLPVRGFPGYFYPYQNSEGYLSPLVAVHFQRPKRGIIINIECKAWARNIIHDRKDKLGSVHFELLID encoded by the exons ATGTCAAAAGCCCGTCAAGTGCATCATTCAAGTATGGAAGAGTTCCAAGTGCGACGAGCTGTGCCCTTTAATTTGGCCACATTTCTATACAACTCCGAAAAAGGCACAGTCATGAATCGAGACAGAGTCTCTTGGA CAAAAATTGGTGTGTTCTATACAGCATTTTATGGAGTTTTAGCGGCGCTGGTAGCCATCTGTATGTGGGCATTCTTTCAAACTTTGGATCCTCGTATACCAAAATGGACATTGGATGGTTCATTAATAGGAACAAATCCAG GCCTTGGCTTTAGACCTCTACCACCCACAGATAATGTTGAGAGCACCTTGATTTGGTACAAGGGCACCCATCATGAAAACTTCAAGCAATGGACAGATGCTTTGGATGAATTTTTGGATg TTTACAAAGTACCCGGTTTAACACCCGGCCGTGGTCAGAACATTTACAACTGTGACTACAATCAGCCACCACCAAAGGGCCAGGTCTGCGATGTGGACATTAAGGCCTGGTCTCCCTGTACCAAAGAAAATAACTACAGTTATCACAAGAGTTCGCCGTGTGTTTTCttgaaattgaataaaatttatggTTGGATACCAGAGTTTTATAATGATTCAGCTGACTTGCCAGAAAATATGCCTAGAAATCTTAAGACCTACATTGCTGATGTCCAAAAGAATGAGTCACACAAG ATGAACACTATTTGGGTTTCATGCGAGGGTGAAAATCCTGCTGATCAGGAAAATGTGGGCCCTGTAGACTATTTGCCCGTGCGTGGTTTCCCCGGCTACTTCTATCCCTATCAAAATTCAGAGGGTTATTTAAGTCCTTTAGTGGCTGTACATTTCCAAAGACCAAAAC GCGGTATTATTATCAATATTGAATGCAAAGCATGGGCTCGCAATATCATACACGATCGCAAGGATAAATTAGGCTCAGTACATTTTGAACTTTTAATAGACTAA